From a region of the Nonlabens dokdonensis DSW-6 genome:
- a CDS encoding NADP-dependent isocitrate dehydrogenase — MKKITIAKGDGIGPEIMDATLKILTAAKAPIEWDEVAIGEQVYLSGNTTGIPQEAWDTIRRNKIFLKAPITTPQGKGYKSLNVTLRKTLGLFANVRPCNSFSPYIATKHPDMDVVIVRENEEDLYAGIEHRQTDEVYQCLKLITRPGCEKIVRYAFEYAKLYNRKKVSCFVKDNIMKLTDGLFHTVFKEIAKEYPEIESDSWIVDIAAAKIANEPELFDVVVLPNLYGDIVSDITAEISGSVGLAGSSNIGEECSMFEAIHGSAPLIAGKKIANPSGLLRGAIMMLNHIGEQEVAMKIKNAWSCAIEEGIHTADIYKEGTSKRLVNTMEFADAVIVRLGQKPQQLPEVQYDTNAKITIKKYERPVPQAKNLVGVDVFIDWRGKGANQLAEELSKANNGLELKMITNRGVKVWPNGFEETFCTDHWRCRFEKSAELEQVSNKNVVHLLGNIGNENLDAIKTENLYEFDGQLGYSLGQGQ, encoded by the coding sequence ATGAAAAAAATCACAATTGCAAAAGGAGATGGAATAGGTCCAGAAATTATGGACGCAACGCTCAAAATCTTGACAGCTGCAAAAGCTCCGATCGAATGGGATGAAGTTGCCATAGGAGAACAAGTTTACTTATCAGGAAATACGACTGGTATTCCTCAAGAGGCATGGGACACGATAAGAAGAAACAAAATCTTTCTAAAAGCACCTATCACCACTCCACAAGGTAAAGGATACAAAAGCTTAAATGTCACTTTGCGCAAAACCTTAGGCTTATTTGCAAATGTGAGACCTTGTAATAGTTTCTCTCCTTATATTGCTACAAAGCACCCAGATATGGATGTTGTAATAGTACGTGAAAATGAAGAGGATTTATACGCAGGAATAGAGCACCGTCAGACAGATGAGGTATATCAATGTCTTAAATTAATCACTCGTCCAGGATGTGAGAAGATTGTTAGATATGCATTTGAATATGCAAAATTATACAATCGTAAGAAAGTAAGTTGTTTTGTAAAGGACAACATCATGAAATTGACTGACGGTTTGTTTCACACTGTCTTTAAAGAAATTGCTAAAGAATATCCGGAAATAGAATCAGACAGCTGGATCGTGGATATTGCAGCTGCAAAAATAGCTAATGAGCCAGAACTTTTTGATGTCGTAGTACTACCTAACTTATACGGAGATATTGTATCTGACATCACTGCCGAAATTTCTGGATCTGTAGGTCTTGCAGGATCATCAAACATAGGAGAAGAATGTTCTATGTTTGAGGCTATCCATGGATCTGCTCCATTGATTGCAGGTAAGAAAATAGCAAACCCTTCTGGATTATTAAGAGGTGCTATAATGATGTTAAATCATATCGGTGAGCAAGAAGTAGCCATGAAAATAAAGAATGCTTGGTCTTGTGCAATTGAAGAGGGAATTCATACAGCCGATATTTATAAAGAAGGAACGAGTAAACGTCTTGTAAATACAATGGAATTTGCAGATGCCGTGATAGTAAGGTTAGGTCAAAAACCACAACAATTGCCAGAGGTTCAATATGATACAAATGCAAAAATTACCATCAAGAAGTATGAACGTCCAGTACCACAAGCCAAGAATCTAGTAGGTGTGGATGTATTCATAGATTGGCGAGGTAAAGGTGCTAATCAACTTGCAGAAGAATTGAGCAAGGCAAACAATGGTCTAGAATTAAAAATGATTACTAATCGTGGCGTCAAAGTTTGGCCTAATGGTTTTGAAGAGACTTTCTGTACAGACCACTGGAGATGTAGATTTGAAAAATCTGCAGAATTGGAACAAGTTTCTAACAAGAATGTTGTCCATCTTTTAGGAAATATAGGTAACGAAAATCTAGATGCTATTAAAACTGAGAACCTTTACGAGTTTGATGGACAATTAGGGTATTCACTAGGCCAAGGTCAATAA
- the uvrA gene encoding excinuclease ABC subunit UvrA → MPETKLFADIDQLSPKKNILIKGAELHNLKSLDAVIPRNKLVVITGLSGSGKSSLAFDTLYAEGQRRYVESLSSYARQFLGRLNKPKVEYIKGIAPAIAIEQKVNSTNPRSTVGTTTEIYDYLKLLFARIGHTYSPISGDEVKKDTVTDVVNYVKEQEEGSKLLLTTRLIVKGKRDIAEQLQVLQQQGYTRIKINDSVHRIDEENLTYSKKDEVKIVVDRIIVRDDEDFYNRLADAIDTAFFEGKGVAFIEYMDGSKVREFTNKFELDGIEFLEPNPHLFSFNNPYGACPKCEGYGDVIGIDEDLVIPNTALSIYEQAVFPWRGESMSYYNNQLIKTADKFDFPIHRPWFELTDKQKQLVWDGNQYFEGIHSFFEELEAKAYKIQNRVMLSRYRGKTKCSNCNGARLRKETNYVKIAGVTITDLVTMPIKELVPFFEQLELSQNDQDIAKRLLIEINNRLAFLSDVGLDYLTLNRKSNSLSGGESQRINLATSLGSSLVGSMYILDEPSIGLHPRDTKRLIKVLKNLRDLGNTVIVVEHDEEIMQAADEIIDIGPEAGTHGGEVVAAGNLNEILKSDSLTAQYLNGSMEIPLPRKRRSHKYYIDIKGARQNNLKNIDVRFPLGVLTMVTGVSGSGKSTLVKQILYPAILKKLGGYGKKAGQFTEISGKFENVKTVEFIDQNPIGRSSRSNPVTYIKAYDDIRNLFANEKVAKIRNYKPKHFSFNVDGGRCETCKGDGEVTIEMQFMADVTLKCETCNGKRFKKEILEIKFHDHNIDDVLNLTINDAIEFFETNQEAKITRKLKPLQDVGLGYVTLGQSSSTLSGGEAQRIKLASFLVKGTTSDKTLFIFDEPTTGLHFHDINKLLDSFNALIEKGHSVIVIEHNMDLVKCADHVIDLGPEGGKAGGHLIAAGTPEEVAKVKDSYTAPYIAEKLK, encoded by the coding sequence ATGCCTGAAACAAAATTGTTTGCCGATATAGATCAATTAAGCCCTAAGAAGAACATTCTTATAAAAGGGGCTGAGCTTCATAATCTCAAAAGTCTAGACGCTGTTATCCCTAGAAATAAATTAGTGGTCATCACTGGTTTATCTGGTAGTGGTAAATCATCTTTAGCTTTTGACACCTTGTATGCTGAAGGTCAACGTCGCTACGTAGAAAGTTTATCTTCTTATGCAAGACAGTTTCTTGGACGGTTAAACAAGCCTAAAGTAGAATATATAAAAGGTATTGCTCCTGCAATTGCTATCGAGCAAAAGGTAAACTCTACAAATCCACGATCTACTGTTGGTACTACAACAGAGATTTATGATTATCTCAAATTACTCTTTGCTCGTATAGGTCACACCTACTCTCCTATCTCTGGTGATGAAGTAAAAAAAGATACGGTTACTGATGTTGTCAACTACGTAAAAGAACAAGAAGAAGGTTCTAAGCTATTGCTTACTACTAGATTGATAGTTAAAGGTAAGAGAGATATTGCAGAGCAACTTCAAGTCTTACAACAACAAGGGTATACGCGTATTAAAATTAACGATTCAGTTCATAGAATTGATGAAGAAAATCTGACGTATTCTAAAAAAGACGAAGTAAAAATAGTTGTAGATCGTATTATAGTGCGTGATGATGAAGATTTTTATAATCGCCTTGCAGACGCTATTGACACAGCTTTTTTTGAAGGAAAAGGAGTTGCTTTTATAGAATACATGGATGGTAGCAAAGTCCGTGAGTTTACAAATAAATTTGAACTAGATGGGATAGAATTCCTAGAGCCTAATCCACATTTATTTAGTTTTAATAATCCATACGGAGCTTGTCCTAAATGTGAAGGTTATGGCGATGTCATAGGAATAGATGAGGATCTTGTGATTCCTAATACGGCACTTTCTATCTATGAGCAAGCAGTTTTCCCATGGCGCGGCGAGAGCATGTCGTACTACAATAATCAACTTATCAAAACTGCCGATAAATTTGATTTTCCTATCCACCGACCATGGTTTGAGTTGACAGATAAACAAAAACAGTTGGTATGGGATGGAAACCAGTATTTTGAAGGAATTCACAGCTTCTTTGAAGAGCTCGAGGCGAAAGCTTATAAAATTCAAAACCGTGTGATGCTTTCTAGGTATCGTGGTAAAACGAAGTGTAGCAACTGTAATGGTGCTCGATTGAGAAAAGAAACCAACTACGTTAAAATTGCTGGTGTTACTATCACCGATTTGGTAACTATGCCTATAAAAGAACTGGTTCCGTTTTTTGAGCAATTAGAATTGAGCCAAAACGATCAAGATATCGCTAAGCGATTACTCATTGAAATCAACAATAGGCTGGCTTTTTTATCAGATGTCGGGCTTGATTACTTGACCTTAAATCGCAAATCTAATAGCCTCTCTGGTGGAGAATCACAGCGTATTAATCTAGCGACTTCTTTGGGAAGCAGTCTCGTAGGTAGTATGTACATTCTCGATGAGCCTAGCATAGGACTGCATCCACGAGATACTAAGCGATTAATAAAGGTTCTCAAGAATTTACGTGATTTAGGCAATACAGTAATTGTCGTAGAACACGATGAAGAAATAATGCAAGCAGCAGATGAAATCATCGACATCGGTCCTGAGGCTGGAACGCATGGTGGTGAAGTTGTTGCCGCAGGAAATCTTAATGAAATATTGAAATCTGACAGTCTAACAGCACAATATTTAAATGGTTCTATGGAGATTCCGCTTCCGCGAAAGCGAAGATCACATAAATATTATATAGATATTAAAGGTGCGAGACAGAACAATCTTAAAAACATAGACGTAAGATTCCCGTTAGGAGTTTTGACTATGGTTACTGGAGTTTCTGGTAGTGGAAAGTCTACTTTAGTAAAGCAAATTCTTTATCCAGCCATTTTAAAAAAATTAGGTGGTTATGGTAAAAAAGCTGGGCAATTCACTGAGATTTCTGGCAAATTTGAAAACGTAAAAACAGTTGAATTTATTGATCAAAACCCTATAGGTAGAAGTTCGCGATCTAATCCTGTAACTTATATAAAGGCGTACGATGACATACGTAACTTATTTGCAAATGAGAAAGTTGCAAAAATAAGAAACTATAAACCAAAGCACTTTTCCTTTAACGTAGATGGCGGGAGATGTGAAACTTGCAAAGGAGATGGTGAGGTAACCATCGAGATGCAATTCATGGCAGATGTTACTTTGAAATGTGAAACCTGCAATGGAAAACGTTTCAAAAAAGAAATTCTTGAAATCAAGTTTCATGATCATAACATAGACGACGTTTTAAACCTTACCATCAATGACGCCATTGAATTTTTTGAAACTAATCAAGAGGCCAAAATAACTAGAAAACTTAAGCCTTTACAAGACGTAGGTTTAGGTTATGTAACTTTAGGACAAAGCTCCTCTACTCTATCTGGTGGTGAAGCACAACGTATTAAATTAGCTAGCTTTTTAGTAAAAGGTACTACATCAGATAAAACGCTTTTTATCTTTGATGAGCCTACAACAGGACTGCATTTTCACGATATCAATAAATTGCTAGATAGTTTTAATGCTCTAATAGAAAAAGGACATTCAGTTATTGTAATAGAGCACAACATGGATCTTGTTAAATGTGCAGATCACGTCATTGATCTAGGACCTGAAGGAGGAAAAGCTGGTGGACATTTAATAGCTGCTGGAACGCCAGAAGAAGTTGCAAAAGTAAAAGACAGCTACACAGCACCTTATATTGCAGAGAAATTGAAGTAA
- the corA gene encoding magnesium/cobalt transporter CorA translates to MKKINLRLRRKATPKSTGTVFQPPGTISYVGEERTGEVTTETILYDVDHYSKQDGIFLDQLKEDRVNWFNIDGVHDIKLLEKIGAKFHLHHLLLEDIANTTQRPKTEFYDNHIYQCIKMISYDAENNELNEEQVSIILTEDAVISFQEKTGDVFENIRDRIENSRGRIRGVKSDYLFYALIDSIIDHYFLVIEQIGEYLDRLEDEIFIEPTKDSLNQAQDNKRMLLKLRRAIFPLRESISRLLKEDSSIIEKRTHAYLQDAYDHCIQIIETVETYREINAGLRDMYLSSVSHKMNQIMQVLTIVSSLFIPMTFVAGIYGMNFEHIPELTWEHGYQYFWIINAVIFFTLLGFFKWKKWI, encoded by the coding sequence ATGAAAAAAATCAATCTACGACTAAGACGTAAAGCAACGCCCAAATCCACCGGTACTGTATTCCAGCCACCAGGAACTATTTCATACGTGGGAGAAGAAAGAACTGGTGAAGTGACCACAGAAACCATTCTTTACGATGTGGACCACTACTCAAAACAGGATGGGATATTTTTAGATCAGCTTAAGGAAGATCGTGTCAACTGGTTTAACATTGACGGAGTTCATGATATTAAACTGCTAGAAAAAATAGGGGCTAAATTTCACTTGCACCACCTACTTTTAGAGGATATAGCAAATACAACACAACGACCAAAAACAGAATTTTACGACAATCATATTTATCAATGCATCAAAATGATTTCTTATGATGCCGAGAATAATGAACTGAATGAAGAGCAAGTAAGTATCATTCTTACTGAAGATGCCGTAATTTCTTTTCAAGAAAAAACTGGCGACGTTTTTGAAAATATACGAGATAGAATTGAAAATAGCCGCGGCCGCATAAGAGGCGTTAAAAGTGATTACTTATTTTATGCATTAATCGATAGTATCATTGACCATTACTTTTTAGTTATTGAGCAAATAGGCGAATATCTTGATAGACTGGAGGATGAAATTTTTATCGAACCTACTAAAGATTCTCTCAATCAAGCGCAAGATAATAAACGAATGTTGTTGAAATTGCGCCGTGCGATATTTCCTTTACGAGAATCCATATCTAGATTACTAAAAGAAGATAGCTCAATTATAGAAAAACGAACTCATGCCTACCTACAAGATGCTTATGATCACTGTATCCAAATCATAGAAACTGTAGAAACCTATCGAGAGATAAATGCTGGTCTTAGAGACATGTATTTATCGAGTGTGAGTCATAAAATGAACCAAATCATGCAAGTGCTTACTATCGTGTCATCACTATTTATTCCTATGACATTTGTCGCTGGAATTTATGGGATGAACTTTGAGCACATTCCAGAATTGACATGGGAGCACGGTTATCAATATTTCTGGATCATCAACGCTGTCATATTTTTTACTTTACTCGGTTTCTTTAAATGGAAGAAATGGATTTAA
- a CDS encoding WD40/YVTN/BNR-like repeat-containing protein: protein MKRLLLLAFLCVAATTNAQKLDLELVKNLEPRNIGPGGMSGRVTSIDVVHDNPEIIYAGTASGGLWKSANGGITWDPIFDDQETASVGAVAVQQSNPSVIWVGTGEGNPRNSLNGGEGIYKSLDAGKSWKRMGLEKTRNIHRVVIDPTNPDVVYAAAIGSPWGIHPERGVFKTTDGGKTWKKILYTNDKSGAADLVMDPTNPNKLIAAMWEHKRDPWFFKSGGEGSGLYMTHDGGENWKKITEEDGLPKGELGRIGVAIAPSEPNVVYALVEAEKNALYKSTDGGFNWKMINNKSDIGNRPFYYSEIYVDSQNENRVYSVFTYVNVSEDGGKNFSQLMPAYGANNGVHPDHHAWYVHPKNGKFMIDGNDGGLNITRDRGKTWRFIGNLPVAQFYHINVDMEIPYNVYGGMQDNGSWRGPAYSWRAQGIRNSYWQEISFGDGFDVVPDPDNNRFGYSMSQQGYVSRYDWQTGNNYSVRPTHPDADVQLRFNWNAAINMDPFDSSTLYFGSQFVHKSTDKGLTWEVISPDLTTNDPEKQKQSESGGLTMDATGAENHTTILVIEPSAVEKDVLYVGTDDGLVHITKNGGESWDNITKGLKGLPEGSWIAQIKASKTKKGHALLVANDYRRFNFEPYAYRTTNYGKSWTRIVNKDDVISYALSIIEHPEENNLIFLGTDDGLYISIDAGDNWTKYTNGFPTVSVKDLVIHPREDDLIIGTFGRAAWVLDDLEPLTAFAKAKQRKAIELYEPPTAYFARYQQPTGSRFGADAMFHGENRSRPIGRFKYYFDKELKAKSDTVKSDSLFLKIYKGEELIRTLSSKIPKEKGVHEWSWRLDEKGIEYPSRRVRDSKREPGGNDVLPGTYKAVLHYGEMTSEQMIEVMEDPRIDEFSMANRKEQRAAQEKLQGLIMEVEAVTSQLVKNKETAENFKKLLKSQDKEAFKEQIKATDSIVKQLEKHQNKYFGTPDERQGITRNPEVTVMNRIYGASSYIGSRQGPQTATEEQLYNQAAALAREVNAESKSFLEKEWAAFVAEMKQVTIDMFEE from the coding sequence ATGAAAAGACTCTTACTTCTCGCATTTTTATGCGTCGCAGCAACTACAAATGCTCAAAAATTAGATTTAGAATTGGTCAAAAACCTAGAACCTAGAAATATAGGCCCAGGAGGCATGTCAGGTCGTGTCACTTCAATTGATGTCGTACACGACAATCCAGAAATTATTTATGCAGGAACCGCAAGTGGTGGTTTGTGGAAATCGGCTAATGGTGGGATCACTTGGGACCCTATTTTTGATGATCAAGAAACCGCTTCTGTAGGAGCTGTTGCCGTACAGCAATCTAATCCTAGCGTGATTTGGGTGGGAACTGGTGAAGGAAATCCGCGTAATTCTCTTAATGGTGGAGAAGGAATTTACAAATCTCTAGACGCTGGAAAATCGTGGAAACGTATGGGACTGGAGAAAACACGCAACATTCATCGAGTGGTTATCGATCCTACAAATCCTGATGTGGTTTACGCTGCTGCAATAGGTTCGCCATGGGGAATTCATCCAGAACGTGGGGTTTTTAAAACTACCGATGGTGGAAAAACATGGAAGAAAATACTTTACACTAACGACAAATCTGGAGCGGCAGATCTTGTAATGGATCCTACCAATCCTAATAAATTAATCGCTGCCATGTGGGAACACAAACGTGATCCATGGTTCTTTAAATCTGGTGGAGAAGGTTCTGGACTCTACATGACTCACGATGGTGGAGAGAATTGGAAGAAAATAACTGAAGAAGATGGATTACCTAAAGGAGAATTAGGACGTATAGGTGTTGCCATCGCTCCTAGCGAGCCTAACGTAGTTTATGCACTTGTAGAAGCTGAGAAAAATGCGTTGTACAAATCTACCGATGGTGGTTTCAACTGGAAAATGATTAATAATAAAAGTGACATTGGTAATCGTCCATTTTATTATTCAGAGATTTATGTAGATTCTCAAAATGAAAATCGCGTCTATTCTGTATTTACCTATGTAAATGTGTCTGAAGATGGCGGTAAGAATTTCTCGCAATTAATGCCAGCTTATGGTGCTAATAACGGAGTACATCCTGATCATCACGCTTGGTATGTGCATCCTAAAAACGGCAAATTCATGATCGATGGAAACGATGGTGGATTAAACATAACTCGCGATCGTGGTAAAACATGGCGTTTTATAGGAAATCTTCCTGTGGCGCAATTCTATCATATCAATGTAGATATGGAAATACCCTACAACGTATATGGAGGTATGCAGGATAATGGTAGCTGGCGTGGTCCGGCTTACTCTTGGAGAGCACAAGGAATAAGAAATAGTTACTGGCAAGAAATTAGTTTTGGAGATGGTTTTGACGTGGTGCCAGATCCTGATAATAATCGATTTGGTTACTCTATGAGTCAGCAAGGTTATGTAAGTCGTTACGACTGGCAAACTGGTAATAATTATAGTGTACGACCTACACATCCTGATGCAGATGTACAATTGAGATTTAACTGGAATGCTGCCATTAATATGGATCCTTTTGATAGTTCTACATTATATTTTGGAAGTCAGTTTGTACACAAGTCCACTGATAAAGGTCTGACTTGGGAAGTGATTTCTCCAGATTTAACGACTAACGATCCAGAAAAACAAAAGCAATCAGAATCTGGTGGTCTTACCATGGATGCTACAGGAGCAGAAAATCATACTACTATTTTAGTGATCGAACCTAGCGCAGTAGAAAAAGATGTTCTCTATGTAGGTACCGACGATGGTCTTGTTCATATCACTAAAAATGGTGGCGAAAGTTGGGATAATATTACTAAAGGTTTAAAAGGACTACCAGAAGGAAGCTGGATTGCACAAATCAAAGCTTCGAAAACTAAAAAAGGTCATGCCTTACTCGTTGCAAACGATTACCGCAGGTTCAATTTTGAGCCTTATGCTTACCGTACCACAAATTATGGAAAAAGCTGGACACGTATTGTAAATAAGGACGATGTGATAAGTTATGCTTTAAGTATTATCGAGCATCCAGAAGAAAATAATTTGATCTTTCTAGGAACAGATGACGGACTTTACATAAGTATTGACGCTGGCGATAATTGGACCAAATACACCAACGGTTTCCCGACGGTTTCTGTTAAAGATTTGGTGATTCATCCACGTGAGGACGATCTTATCATTGGGACTTTCGGTAGAGCTGCTTGGGTACTTGATGACTTGGAACCTCTTACCGCTTTCGCGAAAGCGAAACAGAGAAAAGCAATAGAATTATACGAGCCTCCTACAGCCTATTTTGCCCGTTATCAGCAACCTACAGGAAGTAGATTCGGTGCAGATGCTATGTTTCATGGAGAAAATAGAAGTCGACCTATAGGAAGATTCAAATACTACTTTGACAAAGAACTAAAAGCAAAATCCGACACCGTAAAATCAGATTCTTTATTCCTCAAAATCTACAAAGGAGAAGAATTGATTAGAACTTTAAGTAGTAAAATACCTAAAGAAAAAGGAGTACATGAATGGTCATGGAGACTAGACGAAAAAGGAATCGAATATCCGTCGCGAAGAGTGAGGGATTCTAAAAGAGAACCAGGAGGAAATGATGTCTTACCAGGAACTTATAAAGCAGTATTGCACTATGGAGAAATGACCAGCGAGCAGATGATTGAGGTCATGGAAGATCCAAGAATAGACGAGTTCTCGATGGCAAATCGCAAAGAACAGCGCGCTGCACAAGAAAAGCTGCAAGGCTTGATTATGGAAGTCGAAGCCGTAACGTCGCAACTGGTTAAAAACAAAGAAACCGCAGAAAACTTCAAAAAGCTCTTGAAATCTCAAGATAAAGAGGCATTTAAAGAACAGATAAAAGCGACTGATTCTATTGTGAAGCAACTAGAAAAACACCAGAACAAATATTTCGGTACGCCAGATGAGCGTCAAGGAATCACTCGTAATCCAGAGGTTACAGTTATGAATCGTATTTATGGTGCTTCTAGTTATATAGGAAGTCGTCAAGGACCTCAAACCGCAACTGAGGAGCAATTATACAATCAGGCTGCTGCTCTTGCAAGAGAAGTCAATGCAGAATCAAAATCCTTTCTTGAAAAAGAATGGGCCGCTTTCGTAGCAGAGATGAAACAAGTGACGATAGATATGTTTGAGGAATAA
- a CDS encoding RNA polymerase sigma factor — MKIENVKDAVLVKQYINGSEKGLEVLITRHKQRIYSFIFSKVMDRDITEDIFQDTFIKVIRTLKKGKYNEEGKFLPWVMRIAHNLVIDHFRRNKRMPKFQSRNDFDIFDVISDGEESMEYDMITNQMHEDVRKLVEELPADQKEVLTMRIFKEMSFKEIAACTDVSINTALGRMRYALINLRKVIDKHNIVLTR; from the coding sequence ATGAAAATTGAAAATGTGAAAGATGCTGTTTTGGTTAAACAGTACATTAATGGAAGCGAGAAAGGACTTGAAGTTTTAATCACTCGCCACAAGCAAAGAATCTACAGTTTTATTTTTTCTAAGGTAATGGATCGAGATATTACCGAAGATATTTTTCAGGATACTTTTATTAAAGTGATTCGTACGCTTAAGAAAGGAAAGTATAATGAGGAAGGTAAGTTTTTACCATGGGTAATGCGTATCGCACATAATCTTGTTATAGACCACTTCCGTCGTAATAAGCGTATGCCTAAATTCCAATCACGTAACGATTTTGATATTTTTGACGTCATCAGTGATGGAGAAGAAAGTATGGAATATGATATGATTACAAATCAGATGCATGAAGATGTGCGCAAGCTAGTTGAAGAGCTACCAGCAGATCAAAAAGAAGTGCTTACCATGCGTATTTTTAAAGAAATGTCGTTTAAAGAAATTGCTGCTTGTACTGATGTGAGCATCAATACCGCATTAGGTAGAATGCGTTATGCACTTATTAATTTACGTAAAGTAATTGACAAGCATAACATTGTTTTAACTAGGTAA
- a CDS encoding SH3 domain-containing protein, whose amino-acid sequence MDLKKSFILILYFLVVMAAFISCKKETSENDSLDLSQKLQQEQTIDTTDNRKPSIPQEQPKPHNKLSERPIQKYVNAASGLNFRDAPNGKILGKFPFNSSIAIIGTTGVYDTIQDAGKKITGEWVKVKTYSTSVYVFDAFLSESYTEQEMLKSELRIFSMMTYNPDKNYPFVSLGDAFMGNYDDSNVKTLELNFTNQKDWTTLSKKDRKEYLKFLQLHENEQVHVYDYHRNKYFKFAIKELPLIAVSAYYDTDYYIGFDFKNKIQCDVACHQSFVAIGKENPFSEEGVTPILWEAIDIKKIEKPVLVYFHHYMKDYDINEAYIFRLDGHEYQYLQISFETQELPQRYVIIKDKNGRLIRQHHLTSSEGHGPTGFIRKGDADMPYSQQYAGNLFQGKPQVYFSFIDEYYDCNTIEFVDTTIPPIRISCDNRH is encoded by the coding sequence ATGGATTTAAAGAAAAGTTTCATATTAATATTATACTTCTTAGTTGTTATGGCTGCTTTTATTAGCTGTAAAAAAGAAACATCTGAGAATGATTCTTTAGATCTTAGTCAGAAGCTACAACAAGAACAAACTATTGATACAACTGATAATAGAAAGCCATCCATTCCTCAGGAGCAACCAAAACCTCATAATAAATTAAGTGAGAGACCAATTCAAAAATATGTCAACGCAGCTTCTGGATTAAATTTTAGAGATGCGCCAAATGGAAAGATACTCGGTAAGTTTCCATTTAATTCTAGCATCGCTATAATTGGAACTACTGGAGTTTACGATACCATACAAGACGCTGGAAAAAAAATTACTGGGGAATGGGTAAAAGTAAAAACTTACAGTACATCTGTCTACGTATTCGATGCTTTTTTAAGTGAATCCTACACGGAGCAAGAAATGCTCAAGTCTGAACTACGCATATTTTCTATGATGACATATAATCCAGATAAAAATTATCCTTTTGTTTCATTAGGTGATGCATTCATGGGAAATTATGATGATAGCAATGTTAAGACTTTGGAATTAAACTTTACTAATCAAAAGGACTGGACAACCTTGTCAAAAAAAGATCGTAAAGAATATTTAAAATTTCTTCAACTTCATGAAAACGAGCAAGTGCACGTTTACGACTATCATAGAAATAAGTATTTTAAATTTGCTATCAAGGAACTTCCATTAATAGCTGTTAGTGCGTACTACGATACAGATTATTATATAGGTTTTGATTTTAAAAACAAAATACAATGTGATGTAGCATGCCACCAGTCCTTTGTAGCAATAGGTAAAGAGAATCCTTTTTCTGAAGAAGGTGTCACTCCTATTTTATGGGAAGCTATTGATATTAAGAAAATAGAAAAACCAGTTCTTGTTTACTTTCACCATTATATGAAAGATTATGATATAAACGAGGCTTATATTTTCCGTCTGGACGGTCATGAATATCAGTATTTGCAGATTTCCTTTGAAACTCAAGAATTACCGCAGCGTTATGTTATCATAAAAGATAAAAATGGGAGACTTATCAGACAGCACCATCTTACAAGTAGTGAAGGCCATGGCCCAACAGGATTTATCAGGAAAGGTGATGCTGATATGCCATATTCACAACAGTATGCAGGAAATTTATTTCAAGGTAAACCTCAAGTATATTTTAGTTTTATAGATGAATATTACGATTGCAATACAATAGAATTTGTTGACACCACAATTCCTCCTATCAGAATCTCGTGCGATAACAGACATTAA